The sequence below is a genomic window from Thalassomonas haliotis.
CGGCGGATTTGGCGGCGTTGATGCCGAGATTGCCGGAAGCATTTAAACCTTTGCAGTATGACCAGCTGTATCAGGTATTTAGTCCTATTTTTCTGATGTTGAGAAATCAGCTGAGCCTGGTACTGCAGGATTCCGTAATTGAATACCCCTGGGACAAGCAGTTATTTGAAAAGCGCCGTTTATTGCGCAGCATTATTCAAAACCCGGATGCCATGGTAGAGCGGCGTTTTGTGCTTTGTATCGAGTCCAGCATAGGGGCGGAAGCTCTGGCGCAAATAGCTCCCCAGGCAGTAACGCTGGCGGGGAATAGTAATATTGTTGAACTGGTGCGAAATGCTATGTCCGGCGTCGAACTTAAACATCTGGCTGTTGCCCCCCATGAGCTTAAACCTAAATCAACCGCGGCGTATTTTGAAATCAATAGTCATAATGAACTTTGGCAGGATATGCTGGCAAAAGGCGAAATGCTCAACATGCACATTGACATCAGGATCCCAGATCTGGAGGTCATACTTTATGCGCTTTAGAAGGTCATACTTTATGCGCTTTAATGCCCTGGTTTTTAAATAAAAATACAAAAAGTTATGGAATAATAAAGATAAAATAATGGCTGAATTTACCCAACCGGAGCAAGAGCCGGTCACAGTTGCTATCGATTTTAGCGATACCGTACTCAGGGAAGAGTTGCATTTCGATTATGCGGATAATCCCCTGTACAACGTTAGCGTGCCTCTGCTTTCCGTTATCTTAACCTTGCCCCGGTTGCCTAAACCGGACAATATCGAGCAATTTCGCCAGCAGCTCAAACGTGATGTCGTGGCGCTGAGCGAGGCGGGTAAAAAGCTGGATTATCCTTCTGCGGTGATCGACAAGTTATGCTGCCTGCACTGTATTGTTATTGATGAGTTTATTATTCACGGTCTTTGGGGTTATGACGCCGGTTGGGAAAACAATACCCTGTTAAGCGAGCTGTTTTCCATGAAAAATGGCGGCGAGTTATTTTTCACCGTCGCGGAAAAGGCGATGCTGCAGCCGGCAAAAATGGCGGACTTGCTGGAAATTATCTATGTCTTTCTGCAAATGGGCTTTAAAGGCCGCTACCGCTCAAGGCAAACGGATCGCCTCGGGCTGATCATCAAAGAAATTGCTGTGGCGATAAAAGGAAAGATAAATAAAGCCAGTGTTTTAATTGAAGATATTCCGCAGGTGAAATATCGCTCATTGCGCAGCGGCGTGCATTATTTTTCCCTGACCCTGCTGATTTTCTTCTTGCTGGGACTGACAACCGCCTTTGTCGATTATTGGTATGAACAAAACTATCCTTTACGGGCGGCTGCCTTTCTTGATCTGGATAAACTGACCTCACGTTATGTGCTCAATGCCAAGACCGAGGATATAGTTTATGTCAGTACCCATGAAGATACCCATGCCATACATAACTTAACCTCGCCCCATAGCGAGCGGGAGAAAGCGCCGGATACACCGGTTACGGAAACCGTACCGGAACAACCCGGCGTTGAAAAAATGCCGGTAAAAAAAGTACCGCAACAAGCCGAACCTGAACCGTCGACGCCGCCTCCTGTTTCCACAGCAATCACCGGCGCTGCTGAGCCGACAGGCACAGGTGATGAGGTGCCGGACACTAGCCCGTCAGTGGCTGCATACCGGGTGCAACTGGCATCTTTTTCCAGCGAGAAAAATGCCGAACGATACCTGACCAAGTTTCAAACCAGTATATATCCCGTCAGTTTAATGGCCGTGGGTCAATATTTTATCCTCTATAGCAATGCCGACAACTGGTCGGCGGTGAAACAACAACAAAGCTATTTTGAAAGTGAGTATCAGCTCTCGGTGAGTGTGATTTCGACCAAAAAAGCGGAGCCGGCACTATGATGACTTTTACCCTCACTAAAAAACACCTGATAGGTTTTATTCTCGGCTTGTTGTTTACCGTTTTTGCTTTTTCCTGGTGGTTGGTTAGCAGCTATGCCTGGGTATTTGCCCTGGCAGCGGGGGCTATCCTAATCATAGGTTCGGTACTGTGGTTTTTTAACCGCGATGAAGCGGAAACGAAACGGCAAAAACAGCTGGAAAAACAAGATTTACAGCTGGTGAAAAAGCTCTTTTCCCGCTTTACCCAGGAATTAAAAGACAGGGGCCAGGTCCGGCAAAAATACCGCCTGCCCTGGTACCTGTATATCAGTCATGATATGGCAGCCGATAAGGCCCTGCTCGGGCAGATGGGTTTTAGAAACTCCAATGTTGTTAATGGCTCCGGTGTCTTGCCGGTACAGATTTGGTTAAAAAGCGATGCGGTAATGCTGACGGTGCAGGTGTCATCCAGTGACAGCCGCTCCCTCAACTGTTTGAAACTGCTGTTGAAAGAAGCGAGGAAATTTCGTTCCCGCCAGACCCTCAACGGCATACTGACCGGCCAGTCGCTGGAAACCCTGATAGCCAATAACAGCAGTTCCTGCTTACAGCTGGCAGGTAATACCCGGCTGGCAATCGATGAAGCCCAGGTGATCTGCGGCCAGCATCTGCCGGTATATTGTCTGTTTAATCAGATGTCGGGACTGGCGGATCTGTGTCAGTTTTTTGCCTCCCTGGATGAAGATGAACTCGACGGCGCTTTTGGCGCCATGAATGTCGGTAAAAAATACCAGGGACATTACGACAGCGACTGGTTTGACGGCGCCTATGAAGATCTAAGCCGGCGTTTGGGCCAGGCAGTGCTGTCGGCGCTGGACAGTCAGCTCAATGAAAATTTCCGCCGCTCTGTGGTGGCGGCACCGCTGCAATTTACCCAGTTAAAGCGGGATATAGGTTTTTATCTTGAACAACTCTTTACCAGTAAAAACTCTCCCGAGCAGTACCTGTTCCGCGGTTTCTTTTTTACCAATACCGAACAGCACCTTAGTGTTGTTGACCCCCTGACCAAGCAGGTGGCTTATCAGCTCGGCTTTAATGAAATGCTGGCGCCACAGGGGGTTAAATTACCCCACAGCATGTTTGTCAGCCGCTTGTTTAATAAATTTATCCGTCCGGAAGCCGGGGTTGCCGGCGTCAATAAACGGCGTCGCCGCCTGTTCTGGTTTTTCCAGGGCAGCTATGCCTTTATGATCTTTGCTTTGGCAATCACCCTGGCGTTTTTATTAAAGGCTAATTTTGACTACCACAGCGAGCTCAATATCCGGGTGAATAAACAGCTGCTTAATTATAAAAGCGCCATCCGCCAGACCCCGTATGATATTGAGGATTTGGCGGTTAATGTTACTAACCTGCGGCAGCTGCGTGATATTTATATGTTATATCAGCAGGATACCCCGATTTATATTAATGAGCAGATCCCCGGTCCCGGCATAGGGGATGCCGTGAAACAAGCCTATCACCAGGCATTAAGTAATATTTTACTGCCGTCCCTGGTGCGTTACCTGGAAGAAGAGCTGTTTGTTTACGAGACTCTGGGAGAGAGCCTGGAAACGGCAAAACTACTGAACCTGAACGAAGAGTTACGCCAGCACGATTTGCAAAACTGGCAGCACCTGGAGATGTATTACCAGCAGTCTTTTATCAAGGAAGGCAATAATGATAAAGATCTGTTGCAAGGCCTGGTATTGCTGATGGGTGACTTATATCACTTAGGCGTGCCCCAGGTGGAGTTGGATCAGGCCTTGATTGCCCAGGCCCGCAGCAGCATAAGTGCCATTAATACCACGGAAGTGGTTTTCCAGTATATTAAAGATCTGCCTGAATTTTCCAACCTGGTGGATATCAGTAATGATCTGGGCAATAACTTTGCCCAGCTTTATGAATTTGAAACCAGCCGCAGCGGCCATCTGGTGCCTTTGATTTTCACGCCCCAGGGGTTTTCGGCCATGGACTTTGCTCCGGAGTCCGAGTTAATGGTGAATGTGTTCAGTAGCAACAAGGCCCTGCTGGGACATCAGCTGACTCCTTACGAGAAGGAAAATATCAGCAATGGTTTGCGCCGTTATTATCAGCAACAATATGTTGATTTCTGGCAAAAATTTGTTGGCGATATTGTTTTGAAGCCGGTTAATGCCGATAACCTGAATCACAGGTTGTCGATATTGGCATCGAAAACCGATGCCCCCATGAACCGCTTGTATCAATTGATTGCCTTTTATACCGCTCCCCAGCTGCCAGCAGCCCAGCAGTCGCAACAAGACAAGGGTAAAAATACCGATGAAGCCGGCGGGGACAAGCAGGCAAAAAGCGGTGAAAAAACTGCATCGGCACTGGCGGAATTAACCGGCGATAACAGCAATAGCGTTAACCATAAGCAGGCCATGGTTACTTTCATTAAAAATGAATTTGCCGCCTACCACCAGTTTGTCCGACTTGATGACAAGGGCATCAGTGAACTGGCCAATTTGCATACTGTGGTGAGCAATGTCCATAAATGGCTAAGTGCATCTTATGCCAGCAACAGCACTTTGGGCGCCTATCATTTTCAGCAGCTGACCTCAGCCAATAAAGACACCAGCTTATTACATCTGCAGCAAACCCAGGTCACTATTGAGCAAATCAGCGAGCAAATCAATACCTTGGTCGAGCTGGCCAATACCCAGGTTGCCCAGGCGGTAAGCCTGTATGTCAATCAAAAATGGCAGCAGGAAGTCAGTGATAATTTTAACCAGCAACTGGCGGGGAAATTTCCGTTTGCGCTCGACAGCGATCAGGATGCCAGCTTTGAACTGGTGAACCGTTTCTTTAAACCGGAAGGGGTGTTTGATCACTTTAAAAGCCATACCTTGTCCAAATTCAAGCAAGTGGGGCAGCAGCTGGTATTAAACGGTTACACCCCAAACGCCGGGATTGTTATCGACGAACGGGTGGAAGGACAATTTACCGCCATAACCGGCATTCAGAAAACCTTGTATAGTCAGTCGGATAAACAGTTGTCTATTCCCTTTAGGGTAAAAACCAAGTCGATGTCTGCCAATGCCATCGGCTTTGATATCTTCTCCGGCCGTACCGTGTTTAACTACCGCCACGGGCCTAAATTGTGGGATGATTTTGTCTGGCCGGATCCCGATAACCACAGTGAGTTGCTGACGATTTTCCATACCACGGATAATAAAAAGCAAACAAAGAAATACCAGGGGGACTGGGCCTGGCTCAGGCTGATTTACGGTTTCTACCAGCCGCGCCAATTATCGCCGCAAATGAAGGTGGTTTCCGATGAGCACGAGATCACTTTGCAGCTATCGGTCAGCAGTGATATCAACCCGCTTAATCCGGATTTCTTCAGCCAACTGGTCTTACCGGACCGCTTGTTGTAGCCCGGTGCCTGATTAAGGATTTGTACAGTTGCATATTTGTTGCAACTGTACATGGCTGATACCAGGCTGTCATATCAATTATCGCCGCAAATGAAGGTGGTTTCCGATGAGCACGAGATCACTTTGCAGCTATCGGTCAGCAGTGATATCAACCCGCTTAATCCGGATTTCTTTAGCCAACTGGTCTTACCGGACCGCTTGTTGTAGCCCGGTGCCTGATTAAGGATTTGTACAGTTGCATATTTGTTGCAACTGTACATGGCTGATACCAGGCTGTCATATCAATTATCGCCGCAAATGAAGGTGGTTTCCGATGAGCACGAGATCACTTTGCAGTTGTCGGTCAGTAGTGATATCAACCCGCTTAATCCGGATTTCTTCAGCCAACTGGTCTTACCGGACCGCTTGTTGTAAAGAATTAAGCATAGCTCATTAAGGCAACACAGGTGTTGTTACCTGTGTTGCCGCGAAGCATTGTGTCTGGTCAATTTGCTTGGCTCTCCGCCTGTATGCTAATACCTGCTTTGTGGATAAAATCAGAATTTGTACTAATCTGATTATTACTCTCCCAGCTGATATGGTTAAGAGTAACCCTAGTTAGTTTTGTATGGCAGTTATCTTCAATCGTGTTTTTAGCCTCTCTTGTTCATTTTTCTCTTGCTGTTTGTTGCTTGCGGCATTAACGGGTTGCCAGGCCAATGGCAACAATTCCCCGGATGTCGTTGTAGATACTGGCGATAACTTTAGCGTATTAAAGGACTCGCTTGAGCAAAATGCCCGGCGACAGCAACAGATGCTCGAACAGCTGGCCCATTTGCTGTCGGCAAATGAAGAAATTGCCCTTAATGTCAAAGCAATAAAAATCCAGGTAGAAGCACAGCAAACGCAATTACTGGCCCTGAGTAAAAAACTCGTCTCATTAAATAAAGTTGTCGCACCTTTTCGCTCAGCAGACGAAAAAACTCCCGGGGAGCGCCAGCTATTGGAGCAAATGCTGTTAGTCATGGATGCGCTGAAAATCAGCCTGGGACAGCTGGAAGCGGAGCAGGCGGCGCTGTATCAGAAACTTTATAGCAAACCGGGTAAACTCTTTTACCTTTGCCGGCCGCCCAGATGTGATAAAGACTATGAATCAGATCTGAATTTTTCGAATTGACAATAAGCGGTCATTAGCTTTTTGTTGGCAGCACTATACCCCCGACAGCCGCCAACTCATTGTTTTTGCTGTCACCTGTTTTTACACTTTCCCTTGATAGCATTTATTCGAAAGACATTTCAATCAACTTATCAACCAGTTAACAAAATGGCATATTGCTTGCTAAATGCGCCGGGGTAAATTCCTTAACGCTTTATTTACTGCGGGTCAGTAAAATACGGAAAAATAATGAAAAATAAATTGAATCTCTTTTTGTCTGCTGTTTTATTTTTAATCACCACACAGGTTAACGCCACAATTATTGAAACCATCAGCTTCCTGGGGGAGAACCAGGGGGTCGCCGAAAGCTTTGAGTTTGCAAGCGCTGATGTCGGCTTAACCGTGACTGCCTGGACCACCAATGTCAACGATGAACAAACCGAGCTGGCGCCCTGGCAAATATTGTCGGGTGATTACGGGGTTTATAACGGCAGTACCGGTTTAGGCCTGGTATCGTCCGAGCATGACGGTTATGACCTTGACGGCGGCAGCTCTGGAAACTTCGCCGATGATCCCGATGAAGGCCTGCTTTTTGTTTTTTCCGAGCAAGTAAATTTGCACGCTTTTACCGTCGGTGATTTATCTTCAAATGATGATGTGAATTTTTCATGGGTGAACTTGTTGCCTTCCGATAGCCTGGAGGCCACCAACCTCTTTGTTGACCGCAATGACGGCAGCGATAACTATCAATTGTCATCTGGTACCTTAGGTTATGCCTTTATGCTTTGGGTGGACGGTAATGATGATGATGTCAGGATTGAAAGTCTCGAATTTTCAACGGTGCCTGAGCCTTACACTTTGCTGTTGCTGGCCATAGGACTGTTGTTGTGCGGCTACCGCGGCATGAAAAAAGGACGCTAGCATTTACTTGATGCCTTTTGCTGTCGGCGTCCCAAAAATTAGCCATAGCTGAATTGACCCTGGCTATGGCAATATCATGAGCCATGACCTTAACCGATCAATACAGTCGGCATTCCTGCGACAATAGAGCCGCCGTGGGCGGAAGTATCTCCCATACGAATCGCGGGTTTGCCGCCGAGCAGTACTGTAGTACTGCCCATCACTAAACTGTCCGGGGTGCCAACGCAAGTTACGCTGTCACCGACTACGGCGGCGGGCATGCCGCCAATCAGTACCGTAGGGGCGCCCGGGCCGATAATGGGGCCGCCGACATGGGGAATGGGCGGCACGGCAGGAGTTTGCATCGGGCAGACATGCATATCGGTAATTCTGGCGGCGGGTTGTCCCATCATTAGTTTCCTTGTGTGTTGTTATCTGTTGTATTGTCGGCGGCAAAGGGCATTTCTTGGCTATTAATGCCTTTGCCGTTGGCGATCTGAATACCGAGTTCGATCACCTGTTGGTAAAATTTCTGATAATGCTCCCATTGCGGCACGGCGGCGGCTATGGTGATGGCGGCTGCCGCTGCATGACCGTATAAAAACGGCGGCGGCATCACCGCAGGTAAATCCGGCTCCACTATGCTGCCGGTGCCGGACCAGAATACCGCTTTTGCCACCCAGCCGGGAGCACATTCCAGGCCGACCCTGTCTGCCAGCTGGCTGGCGCGGATCCTTAGGGTTTCATTGGGTTGGCCCAGCCAGTTGCGGGCGGCGTTAATGGCCAGGACCTCCTGTCTTGTCCAGTCCGCCTGGCGTAAATCCATGGCATCACTGGCCCAGCCAATTGCTTCCACCACAGGTAAAGCATGGGCAATAAACTGCACCACATCGTTGTATAGTTCCTGCTCCTGGAGCAGCGCTATCGCTGCTTCCGGTGTCAGCTCCGGGGTAAGTAAAGCCTTGGCCTCGTCGCTGAGCTGGTAGCGGCTGATGATAGAAGCGACATTTTTATTGGGGATTTTTTTAAGCATCCTTTTTACCTGTTATTAGTTGACCTGCACCAGCGATCCCTGGATCTGGGTAATTCCGGAGGAAGAAACCTTAGTCATGGCGGATGAGCTGAGTTCTGCCCCGGCGCTGCCGCTGACTTTGGCCTGGGCCGAGCTGCTGACGGTAACACCGGCGCTGCCGGAGAGCTCAGCTTGCGCGCTGGCGCTGGCGCTGAAATTACTGCCGGCGCTGAACTCGGTTTTAGCACTGCTGGAGCCGCTGATATTCATGCCGCTCATCTTGATATCGCCGCTGGAATCAATGGTCAGTTTATCGCAATTAATCGCGATGCCGCTGGTGCTGATTTCAATGGAATTGCTGCCGACGGTTAAAGTGATCTTGTCGTCTGCAGTCATGGTAATTTCTTTGGCTTTTTCCGCCAAAGTTTCCGCTATGGTTAACGAGTAACTGTCATTGCCGGTTATCGTCATGGCCTTTTCCGTGGTGCTGCTATATTCCGCGGTAACGGTTTCCGTTAAATTGTTTTCCACTTCTACCACATAATCTTTGGCGGCATGGAAATAAAGCTGTTCATTGTCGGACTTATCGTCAAAACGTATCTCGTTGGCGGTTTCCCCCAGCTGGGTCTTGATACCGCTCTGGGTGCTGTTGAGTTCCGCATAGGGCGGCGGATTCTTGCTGTTATAAACACTGCCGATAATCACCGGCTGGTCCGGATCGCTGTTGACGAAACTTACCAGTACCTCATCGTCCACCCGGGGAATAAACTGCATGCCTAAACTGCTGCTGGCCATGGGTTGGGCCACCCGTATCCAGCAGCTGGGACTGTCGCCGCCGACCTGATCCCAGTGAAACTGCACTTTGATGCGGCCGCTGGCATCATGTTGCGGCTGGCCGCTGTCGCCGCCGATAACGATCGCCGTTTGCAGGCCGCTGATTTGCGGTTTAGGGCAGGCTTTCGGGTAGCCGGGATAAGCAGCGGGGCGGCAGAAAAAGTCATTGGCATACACCACTGCCTGCTCTGAGGCATCTATGGTATGGGTAATGGCTTCTATGGCGTATTTGCCTACCTGGCTGCTGTCGGGATGGTTTGCCAGGCTGAACTGGGTGGCCAGGGTCAGTTCTTCGACCTTGCTGCTGCCTTCAACTGCGCTGTAGTCCCCCTGGAGCTTGTTCAGCTGGTTATCCGCCACGGTTGAGTTGATATCGCTGATATCGCCTTTTACCGAGTGGGCGCCAAAATGGTACTGGGTCAGTTTCTGGTTGTTGGCTATGGTATGGGACGAGCTTTTATCGCCGCTTTCAATCAGCTGGCTGCTGGCATAATCGTAATTGACGGTATTGACCGACTTGCTGTGTACCCTTAATTTCGGCTGCCAGCGGCTGATCAGCTGCTGCTCGCCGGAGCGCTCACTGATATAGTCCAGCTTGCCGACTTCGGCGTCTTCATAGGGGGAAGCGGGATCATGCAGGGTCAGCTGATGGCTGTTGCTGCTATGGCTGAAATAATAATGAATGCCTTGCTCCGCCAGTAGCCGGGTAACAAAGTCAAAATCGCTTTCGTCGTATTGTACGCAATAGTTGCGCTCATCCGAGGGTAAAGTGCCTAAGGTGTAATTGCCGGAAAAACCGGCGTCGTCGAAGACCGAAGATAAAATTGCACTCAGGCTTTGTTGCTGGAACACCCGGTAATTTCGGCGCAGGGTCAGCAGCCACAACCAGGGGCGCAGGGTAATGCGATAGCGGGCATAGCCATGTTCAGATTCAGGTTCAAGCTGCTGCACTTCGGTGAGATAACCGTGAAACACCCGTTTTTCTTTTTGCTTGTTATCGGCTATTTCATTCCAGTGGCAGGTCAGCGGCTGTCCCAGCTGATCGGCGCTGACAAAGCTGTTACTGACCAGGATGCCGGTAATGGTAAAAGGCCTGGATAATTGCTCCTCTATGGTCAATTTATGGCCGAGGTGCATATCGCCGTTTGAATCGGTGAAATAGAGTCCGCGATTATCAAATTGATAAGAAACCGCCATAGTTAACCCTTAATCTTGATTGAATTCCTGAAGGTTTATACGCTGATATGTATAAACCACAAATATAAGAAGACGTTATCATTAATGGCGAAATTAAAGCAAACAAAACCCGGCGAAAATCCGGGTTTTATGTACAGGAAGTACATCAGTTTATTTGCTCCCGGCATAAACTAAGGACTTATATCCCTATAAGCCATGCCGTGATCACAAGGATGTGAGAGAACGGCGATGTACAGGAAGTAACATCAGTTTATTTGCTCCCGACATAAACTAAGGACTTATATCCCTATAAGCCATGCCGTGATCACAAGGATGTGAGAGAACGGCGATGGTACAGGATGAACAAGCGCTGACAGCAATCAGGCGTAAAGTAGCTGAGCCTGCCGGGATTTAGTGGAATATTCGCTATGCAACCGGCTGAGATTATCCACTTCTTTATCGATCAGCTCCCTGAGCCGGGTCATGGCTGTCAGGCGCTTGCTGGTCTGGTGCATCTTGTTTTTCGGATCCAGCCAGGTATGCAGGGGGTTAAGCAGCTGGTTCATCAGGTAATGGATACGCGCCTTGATATCTTCCAGGCAGGATTTAAGTTTATCTTTTGTTAAGGCCCCCTGGCCGTATTTCGCCCGGTTGACCTGGAACAGCTGGCTATAGCCCACCAGGCCTTTATCGATACTTTTGGTAAATTCGTGGCGACGGCCAAAACGCACCCAGCTAAGTTTTTTCCATTGTGACAAATCGATGACCTTATCCCCTAAGCGCACGCCGGAAAAAGCTTGGTGATTCAGCCAGGTTTGCCCCAGTATCTTGTTGTTGACCTGTTTCAGCGTCAGTTCAAATTTACGCATCTCCATTACAGGATCACTTTCCTGGCTTGAGGCGGCATTGAGTTTTGCTTTTTTGAACCAGGTTACTTCATCCAGGACCCCGGTGGTTTGGCTGCTCCGGGTCGTGGCTTTTTTTAATGCTTTTTGGTTAAACCAGGTGATATCGTCGAGCAAACCTGCAGTTTTCTCCTGATGGCTTGTGACCGGGGCCAGGCTGCCGGTATCGGATCGCCTGATGGCGGATAACAGCGCGGTCCTGGGAATGGCGGCTAAATAATCTTTAGATTTCTCATGATGCTCGACCATAGCAGCGCGCATTAATTCGCTTTGTCCCGCAAGGTGCAGCCGGTATTCGTCGCCGATGTTGTCTATTTTACACGGGTGTTCATCAATAATGCGCCTGGCTTCCGCTTGCATTGGTTTGATGTGCTTGTCGATCACTAAATGGGTGTATTTGATCCAGGTGGCAAAACCTGTGGTATTGCCTGGCATCATGGCCACCAGCTGACTTTGGCTGGCACTGCTGATGACATGGCTGGCGATCAGCGGGCTGATGTTAAAGACTGACAAGTCAAAACTGCCTGAGGTCATGGAAGCATTGATTTGACGAAAGACTTTATTGGCTTTTTTGATTTCTATGCACTGGCGTATGGTGGTGATAATGCTTTGCAGAGTTTTGCGAAAATCATCTGCCCAGGCCACTGCCTGCGACGCCATCGGCATTACCCCGTCTACCAGCGCCTTGATGGCGGAAGCCGATAATTCCCCCGCCAGGGAGTTGCGTTCGCTCTTGAGCAATAAGTGTAACTGGTCGAAAGCGCCTCTTGGATCGCCGTCACAGGCAAATCTTCTCGCACGGTTGGACTGAAACACAGACACCTGTTTTTTGACCAGGTTATAGACCCCGGGGCCAAAGGTGGTGACGAATTCCAGTGCGTTTGCCAGCGGGAGCAAATGGCCGATCAAGCGTTCCACCAAAGACAGGATTTCCTTTTTCACCAGTTCGATAAAGGTGTGTACCGGGATCGCCAGGGTTTTTACCAGCTGTTTGAAAAAGTCGATCACCCGGTTGATGATGGTATTGATGGGGGACAGGGCGCTTGAAATGGCTTTGCCCACAGGGGCAAAATGCCCGAGAATGCCGTTGACGATGCGGCGGACGATATCCGGCACGCTAATGCCGGTGATGGCCATTTGCTCCAACAGGGATTTGACATCGCTGATAAAACCTTTGGCCGTTTCCTGGCGGCTTTTAAAGCGCATATTACAGCCCCAGAACATTTGGGCGCATAACCCCTGTTGCATGGCGCGCAATTCTGCCAGCTCCCTTAAGGCGCTGGCGTCTGATTTTCCGGTCATAAAGAGTTTCAGGTGTAATTCCCAGGGGGCCTGGGAGCCGGTATTTCTCACCGACTGGGTGAAATCCTTTTTGGAGCGGCACCAGTAATAGAATTTTACCTTGAGGTCGTCCAGGTTTTCCCGGTTGCGTTCGTGCTCATAGGTTTGAATGGCAGTGTCGACTTCCACCAGGGCATCGCTTCTTCTGCAAAGTACACCGCCGGCGGTGCGTGATTTCCATTCGTCATAACTCATTAATACGGGAAATGGCATGGCAAGGCACTCCGGTCAAGACAAAAACAGCTTGCCGTGTCCGGTGACAACAACTGAATGGACTAAAGAATAGACATCAATGTGTATCTGTTATCGACCTATCTTAATGAAAATATTGATGAGAGCAAATACTTCCTGAAAAGACGGTAACGGCAGGCCAGGCCGGCAATTACGA
It includes:
- the icmH gene encoding type IVB secretion system protein IcmH/DotU, giving the protein MAEFTQPEQEPVTVAIDFSDTVLREELHFDYADNPLYNVSVPLLSVILTLPRLPKPDNIEQFRQQLKRDVVALSEAGKKLDYPSAVIDKLCCLHCIVIDEFIIHGLWGYDAGWENNTLLSELFSMKNGGELFFTVAEKAMLQPAKMADLLEIIYVFLQMGFKGRYRSRQTDRLGLIIKEIAVAIKGKINKASVLIEDIPQVKYRSLRSGVHYFSLTLLIFFLLGLTTAFVDYWYEQNYPLRAAAFLDLDKLTSRYVLNAKTEDIVYVSTHEDTHAIHNLTSPHSEREKAPDTPVTETVPEQPGVEKMPVKKVPQQAEPEPSTPPPVSTAITGAAEPTGTGDEVPDTSPSVAAYRVQLASFSSEKNAERYLTKFQTSIYPVSLMAVGQYFILYSNADNWSAVKQQQSYFESEYQLSVSVISTKKAEPAL
- a CDS encoding DUF6931 family protein encodes the protein MLKKIPNKNVASIISRYQLSDEAKALLTPELTPEAAIALLQEQELYNDVVQFIAHALPVVEAIGWASDAMDLRQADWTRQEVLAINAARNWLGQPNETLRIRASQLADRVGLECAPGWVAKAVFWSGTGSIVEPDLPAVMPPPFLYGHAAAAAITIAAAVPQWEHYQKFYQQVIELGIQIANGKGINSQEMPFAADNTTDNNTQGN
- the tssM gene encoding type VI secretion system membrane subunit TssM, which produces MMTFTLTKKHLIGFILGLLFTVFAFSWWLVSSYAWVFALAAGAILIIGSVLWFFNRDEAETKRQKQLEKQDLQLVKKLFSRFTQELKDRGQVRQKYRLPWYLYISHDMAADKALLGQMGFRNSNVVNGSGVLPVQIWLKSDAVMLTVQVSSSDSRSLNCLKLLLKEARKFRSRQTLNGILTGQSLETLIANNSSSCLQLAGNTRLAIDEAQVICGQHLPVYCLFNQMSGLADLCQFFASLDEDELDGAFGAMNVGKKYQGHYDSDWFDGAYEDLSRRLGQAVLSALDSQLNENFRRSVVAAPLQFTQLKRDIGFYLEQLFTSKNSPEQYLFRGFFFTNTEQHLSVVDPLTKQVAYQLGFNEMLAPQGVKLPHSMFVSRLFNKFIRPEAGVAGVNKRRRRLFWFFQGSYAFMIFALAITLAFLLKANFDYHSELNIRVNKQLLNYKSAIRQTPYDIEDLAVNVTNLRQLRDIYMLYQQDTPIYINEQIPGPGIGDAVKQAYHQALSNILLPSLVRYLEEELFVYETLGESLETAKLLNLNEELRQHDLQNWQHLEMYYQQSFIKEGNNDKDLLQGLVLLMGDLYHLGVPQVELDQALIAQARSSISAINTTEVVFQYIKDLPEFSNLVDISNDLGNNFAQLYEFETSRSGHLVPLIFTPQGFSAMDFAPESELMVNVFSSNKALLGHQLTPYEKENISNGLRRYYQQQYVDFWQKFVGDIVLKPVNADNLNHRLSILASKTDAPMNRLYQLIAFYTAPQLPAAQQSQQDKGKNTDEAGGDKQAKSGEKTASALAELTGDNSNSVNHKQAMVTFIKNEFAAYHQFVRLDDKGISELANLHTVVSNVHKWLSASYASNSTLGAYHFQQLTSANKDTSLLHLQQTQVTIEQISEQINTLVELANTQVAQAVSLYVNQKWQQEVSDNFNQQLAGKFPFALDSDQDASFELVNRFFKPEGVFDHFKSHTLSKFKQVGQQLVLNGYTPNAGIVIDERVEGQFTAITGIQKTLYSQSDKQLSIPFRVKTKSMSANAIGFDIFSGRTVFNYRHGPKLWDDFVWPDPDNHSELLTIFHTTDNKKQTKKYQGDWAWLRLIYGFYQPRQLSPQMKVVSDEHEITLQLSVSSDINPLNPDFFSQLVLPDRLL
- a CDS encoding PEP-CTERM sorting domain-containing protein (PEP-CTERM proteins occur, often in large numbers, in the proteomes of bacteria that also encode an exosortase, a predicted intramembrane cysteine proteinase. The presence of a PEP-CTERM domain at a protein's C-terminus predicts cleavage within the sorting domain, followed by covalent anchoring to some some component of the (usually Gram-negative) cell surface. Many PEP-CTERM proteins exhibit an unusual sequence composition that includes large numbers of potential glycosylation sites. Expression of one such protein has been shown restore the ability of a bacterium to form floc, a type of biofilm.): MKNKLNLFLSAVLFLITTQVNATIIETISFLGENQGVAESFEFASADVGLTVTAWTTNVNDEQTELAPWQILSGDYGVYNGSTGLGLVSSEHDGYDLDGGSSGNFADDPDEGLLFVFSEQVNLHAFTVGDLSSNDDVNFSWVNLLPSDSLEATNLFVDRNDGSDNYQLSSGTLGYAFMLWVDGNDDDVRIESLEFSTVPEPYTLLLLAIGLLLCGYRGMKKGR
- a CDS encoding PAAR domain-containing protein, which codes for MGQPAARITDMHVCPMQTPAVPPIPHVGGPIIGPGAPTVLIGGMPAAVVGDSVTCVGTPDSLVMGSTTVLLGGKPAIRMGDTSAHGGSIVAGMPTVLIG